The following are encoded in a window of Brevibacillus sp. DP1.3A genomic DNA:
- a CDS encoding 3D domain-containing protein → MELRAIWERYKNRGLVMFGCLALVLVPMIGYFSAQATQPKQVTFSLDGESKTVATKAKTVEQFLTERNITVTEKDSLQPTPETKLSDGALITLYTTWSIPVQVDGQKKTIETLSRDVAGALKDGGIVLGEKDRVEPALTATLTKDSSISVKRVVEKMVKVDERVTFQEIRKNDPALEKGKTRVLQSGQEGKAIAHYKLVMEDGKEVSRDLVKRDVLVPKKDNVVAMGTAIPMLQKKGQPDRVLVASAAGPVSRGGKVFRPKKVLNGVTLTAYTPSGGGKHPSSPGYGRTSTGVKAKAGHTIAVDPKVIPYGWWVYIEGIGYRRAEDTGGAMKGGKIDVFVGTESEARKFGRKRNKTVYIIGPQKP, encoded by the coding sequence ATGGAGTTACGCGCGATATGGGAAAGGTATAAGAATCGTGGGCTAGTCATGTTTGGCTGCCTTGCTCTTGTGCTCGTTCCCATGATTGGCTATTTCTCTGCCCAGGCTACTCAGCCAAAACAGGTCACTTTTTCGTTGGACGGAGAAAGCAAGACGGTCGCTACAAAAGCCAAGACCGTTGAGCAGTTCTTAACCGAGAGGAACATTACGGTAACGGAAAAGGATTCCCTTCAACCGACACCTGAGACGAAGCTATCAGACGGAGCACTCATTACTTTATATACGACCTGGTCCATACCAGTCCAGGTTGACGGGCAGAAAAAAACGATAGAGACACTTAGTCGTGATGTTGCTGGTGCGTTGAAGGACGGCGGCATCGTGCTAGGTGAGAAGGACCGGGTAGAACCGGCATTGACCGCTACACTTACCAAGGACTCCTCGATCAGCGTAAAGCGGGTTGTTGAGAAAATGGTAAAAGTCGATGAGCGAGTCACCTTTCAAGAAATACGCAAAAATGATCCAGCGCTGGAAAAAGGTAAGACCCGCGTATTACAGAGCGGGCAAGAAGGTAAGGCAATTGCACACTATAAGCTAGTCATGGAAGATGGAAAAGAAGTCTCCCGTGATCTGGTCAAAAGAGATGTACTTGTACCGAAGAAAGATAATGTCGTAGCCATGGGTACCGCAATCCCAATGTTGCAGAAAAAGGGTCAACCAGATCGGGTCCTGGTTGCTTCTGCAGCGGGTCCGGTCTCGCGTGGTGGAAAAGTGTTTAGGCCGAAAAAAGTACTGAACGGGGTTACCCTGACTGCATATACTCCTTCGGGAGGTGGCAAACACCCAAGCTCTCCGGGATATGGACGCACATCGACAGGGGTAAAAGCCAAGGCAGGTCACACCATCGCTGTAGATCCTAAAGTCATTCCGTATGGATGGTGGGTGTACATTGAAGGTATTGGGTATCGTCGAGCTGAAGATACGGGTGGAGCCATGAAAGGTGGCAAAATCGACGTATTCGTAGGCACGGAGTCCGAGGCGAGGAAATTCGGTCGCAAGCGAAACAAAACTGTATATATCATTGGACCACAGAAGCCTTAG
- the rnmV gene encoding ribonuclease M5, which translates to MKIKEVIVVEGRDDTATIKRAVNADTIETGGSAIHKRTIEKIRLAQQKRGVIIFTDPDYQGERIRKIISKSVPGCKHAFITQEDGTKKGDIGVENATPDVIIRALSEVRTEMAETAGEITSDDLLENGLTSGVDAKERRIKLGEALGIGYANAKQMLQRLNAFQISREEFEAAITAINKERE; encoded by the coding sequence ATGAAGATCAAGGAAGTCATCGTGGTGGAAGGTCGAGACGATACCGCAACAATCAAGCGTGCGGTTAATGCCGATACGATTGAAACTGGCGGTTCTGCCATTCATAAAAGAACGATTGAAAAAATCAGGCTGGCGCAACAAAAACGCGGTGTTATTATTTTTACAGACCCCGATTATCAAGGGGAGCGCATCCGAAAAATTATCAGCAAGTCAGTTCCAGGCTGCAAGCATGCATTTATTACCCAAGAGGACGGGACCAAAAAGGGCGACATCGGCGTCGAGAATGCGACACCTGATGTGATTATTCGTGCGCTCTCAGAAGTACGTACCGAAATGGCGGAAACGGCTGGAGAGATTACCTCTGACGATCTGTTGGAAAATGGCCTGACGTCCGGAGTAGATGCCAAAGAACGCAGAATTAAGCTGGGAGAAGCATTGGGGATCGGATACGCCAACGCCAAGCAAATGCTGCAGCGGCTCAATGCCTTCCAAATTAGTCGAGAAGAATTCGAAGCGGCCATTACGGCCATCAACAAAGAGAGGGAGTAA
- the rsmA gene encoding 16S rRNA (adenine(1518)-N(6)/adenine(1519)-N(6))-dimethyltransferase RsmA produces MTQIAGKDIATPTRTKEILEKYGFSFKKSLGQNFLIDTNILHNIVSEADLTKDKGAIEIGPGIGALTEQLGRAAKKVMAIEIDQRLLPILQDTLSPYENIEVVHGDVLELDLKKLIEEKMTGVEKLSVVANLPYYVTTPILMKLLEERLPLENIVVMIQKEVAERIAAKPGTKDYGSLSVAAQFYADTEVAMIVPASVFIPRPNVDSAVIRLKVRDRPPVDVDDQDVFFRVVRSSFAQRRKTLLNNLMNGLFPKTQKDEVIQMLTDIGIDPTRRGETLSLDEFARLANEGMRRGLIT; encoded by the coding sequence ATGACCCAAATAGCGGGCAAGGATATTGCCACACCTACGCGCACAAAAGAAATATTGGAGAAGTACGGCTTTTCTTTTAAGAAGAGTCTGGGCCAGAACTTCCTAATAGACACCAATATTTTACATAACATTGTTTCAGAGGCAGACCTTACCAAGGACAAGGGAGCGATTGAAATTGGGCCCGGTATCGGTGCGCTGACGGAGCAATTGGGACGAGCAGCCAAAAAAGTGATGGCGATCGAAATCGACCAGCGTCTTTTACCTATTTTGCAGGACACGCTGTCACCCTATGAAAATATTGAAGTTGTTCATGGGGACGTACTGGAGCTGGATTTGAAGAAGTTAATAGAAGAAAAGATGACAGGAGTGGAAAAGCTGAGCGTAGTGGCGAATCTGCCTTACTATGTGACGACACCAATCCTGATGAAGCTGCTAGAAGAGAGATTGCCTCTCGAAAACATCGTGGTCATGATTCAAAAGGAAGTGGCAGAGAGAATTGCAGCCAAACCAGGAACGAAAGACTATGGCTCTCTTTCAGTCGCAGCTCAATTCTATGCAGACACAGAAGTAGCGATGATTGTGCCTGCAAGTGTGTTCATTCCGCGTCCGAATGTCGACTCGGCAGTGATTCGCTTAAAGGTAAGAGATCGTCCGCCAGTGGATGTAGACGACCAGGATGTGTTTTTCCGGGTGGTACGCAGCTCGTTTGCACAGCGCCGTAAGACGTTGTTGAACAACCTAATGAACGGACTGTTTCCTAAAACCCAAAAGGATGAAGTAATACAGATGCTCACTGACATCGGGATCGATCCGACTCGGCGTGGTGAAACACTCAGTTTGGACGAATTTGCCCGCCTAGCGAACGAAGGTATGCGCCGCGGACTGATTACGTAA
- the veg gene encoding biofilm formation stimulator Veg, whose translation MARNALLDIKRSLDGHIGERILLKANGGRRKTVERSGILEETYPSVFVVKLDDDQLFERVSYSYADILTETVELTVCRENEHIRITFVQQ comes from the coding sequence ATGGCAAGAAACGCGTTACTTGACATTAAACGTAGTTTAGACGGACACATTGGTGAGCGCATCCTGCTGAAGGCTAATGGCGGTCGCCGCAAAACCGTTGAACGTAGTGGCATCCTCGAAGAAACTTACCCATCTGTGTTTGTGGTAAAGCTGGATGACGACCAACTCTTTGAGCGGGTATCTTACAGCTATGCTGACATCTTGACGGAAACAGTAGAATTGACGGTGTGCCGCGAAAACGAGCACATCCGCATCACATTTGTACAACAGTAG
- a CDS encoding small, acid-soluble spore protein, alpha/beta type codes for MGRRRGMMSEQFKMELAKELGFYDTVKAEGWGGITTRDAGNMVKRAVQLAEEALAAKRL; via the coding sequence ATGGGTCGCAGACGAGGAATGATGTCAGAGCAGTTTAAGATGGAGCTGGCCAAAGAGCTTGGGTTTTACGATACGGTAAAAGCCGAGGGTTGGGGAGGCATCACGACACGGGACGCGGGTAACATGGTCAAGCGCGCTGTTCAGCTTGCTGAGGAAGCATTAGCCGCTAAGCGATTGTAG
- the ispE gene encoding 4-(cytidine 5'-diphospho)-2-C-methyl-D-erythritol kinase: MRISVKAPAKINLTLDVLAKRPDGYHEVEMVMTTVDLADRVDMTLREDGEITLDCSASFVPDDIRNHAYKAATLMKEKFQVRQGVHLYIDKQIPVAAGLAGGSSDAAATLRGLNQLWNLGLTRDELAKIGAEIGSDVPFCVYGGTALATGRGEQIAHLGAPAPCWVILAKPPIGVSTPDVYGNLRVAQIDNHPDTKQMLQAIATQDFSLMCQSLGNVLENVTLSLHPQVKQIKDLMIASGADGVLMSGSGPTVFALVQKEAKVHRIYNALRGFVKDVFVVRMLGAQDGEILA, encoded by the coding sequence GTGCGTATCTCGGTCAAAGCTCCGGCCAAAATAAATTTGACTCTCGACGTGCTTGCCAAACGGCCGGACGGTTATCACGAAGTAGAAATGGTGATGACAACCGTAGACTTGGCAGATCGTGTGGACATGACTCTACGCGAGGATGGTGAGATAACGCTGGACTGTTCTGCCAGCTTCGTACCGGATGATATCCGTAACCACGCATATAAAGCGGCAACGCTCATGAAAGAAAAATTTCAAGTACGCCAGGGCGTACACTTGTATATCGACAAGCAAATTCCGGTTGCGGCTGGACTGGCAGGTGGCAGCAGTGATGCAGCAGCAACACTGCGCGGCTTGAACCAATTGTGGAATCTCGGGCTGACCAGAGATGAGCTGGCTAAAATCGGCGCGGAAATTGGCTCTGATGTGCCATTTTGCGTTTATGGAGGAACAGCGCTGGCGACGGGGCGTGGTGAACAGATTGCGCATCTGGGAGCGCCTGCGCCGTGCTGGGTCATTCTAGCCAAGCCGCCTATCGGAGTATCTACCCCGGATGTATACGGAAACCTGCGTGTGGCCCAGATCGATAATCATCCCGATACCAAACAAATGCTGCAAGCCATCGCGACCCAAGACTTTTCACTCATGTGCCAATCTCTTGGGAATGTGTTGGAGAACGTCACGCTCTCGCTCCATCCACAAGTAAAACAGATCAAGGATCTCATGATCGCTTCGGGGGCAGATGGTGTCCTGATGTCTGGCAGCGGCCCTACTGTGTTTGCTCTTGTGCAAAAGGAAGCGAAAGTACATCGGATTTACAACGCGTTGCGAGGTTTTGTCAAAGATGTGTTTGTTGTCCGAATGTTAGGCGCTCAAGATGGGGAAATACTTGCATAA
- the purR gene encoding pur operon repressor, producing the protein MKKLRRSARLVDMTQHLLAHPHTLTPLTLFAEQYGAAKSSISEDLSIIKEAFEVQGVGLLKTVAGAAGGVKYIPQVKTEEALHFMRELIGQLANPERLLPGGYLYMSDILGNPQTMAKIGKLFATAYADKNVDVVMTVETKGIPLAYATAMFLNVPVVIVRRDNKVTEGSVVSINYVSGSSKRIQTMSLARRGLAEQSRVLIVDDFMKAGGTLRGMIDLLQEFRATVVGCGVLVETTADVSERLVDEYVSLAKLQDVDFKGKQIEIELGSFFENRGE; encoded by the coding sequence ATGAAGAAATTGCGCAGAAGTGCACGTCTGGTTGACATGACGCAGCACTTGCTCGCCCATCCCCATACGCTGACTCCTCTCACTCTGTTCGCGGAACAATACGGCGCAGCGAAATCATCCATCAGTGAAGACTTGTCTATCATCAAAGAGGCTTTTGAAGTCCAAGGGGTAGGCTTGTTGAAAACGGTGGCGGGAGCGGCAGGCGGAGTGAAGTATATTCCACAGGTCAAAACGGAAGAGGCCCTTCACTTCATGCGCGAACTGATCGGTCAACTTGCTAATCCAGAGAGACTTTTGCCAGGTGGATACTTGTACATGTCCGACATTCTCGGAAATCCACAAACGATGGCGAAGATCGGAAAGCTCTTTGCAACCGCTTATGCGGATAAAAATGTGGATGTCGTCATGACAGTGGAAACAAAGGGGATTCCACTTGCGTATGCGACGGCTATGTTTTTGAATGTGCCTGTTGTGATTGTGCGCCGTGACAACAAGGTGACGGAAGGTTCAGTAGTGAGCATTAACTATGTATCGGGTTCCAGTAAACGAATTCAAACCATGTCACTCGCTCGCCGCGGTTTGGCTGAGCAGTCTCGCGTCCTCATTGTAGACGACTTTATGAAAGCTGGCGGGACATTGCGGGGCATGATTGATCTGTTGCAGGAATTCCGTGCAACCGTAGTAGGATGCGGCGTACTGGTAGAAACGACAGCGGATGTTTCTGAGCGTTTGGTAGATGAATATGTATCGCTTGCAAAACTGCAGGATGTAGACTTCAAGGGCAAGCAAATTGAAATAGAGCTGGGCAGTTTTTTTGAAAATAGAGGGGAGTAG
- a CDS encoding RidA family protein: MAISFVSTDKAPAAIGPYSQAAKVGPFLFASGQIPLRADGTLVEGDVVEQTHQVFSNIQAVLAEAGGNLTNVVKATVFIKDMNDFGQLNEVYGQYFGDHKPARSTVEVARLPRDVKVEIEIVAYIE; encoded by the coding sequence ATGGCAATCTCTTTTGTTTCAACTGACAAGGCTCCTGCCGCTATTGGTCCTTACAGCCAAGCTGCAAAGGTAGGTCCATTTCTTTTTGCATCGGGTCAAATTCCGCTGCGTGCAGACGGCACTTTGGTAGAAGGTGACGTCGTGGAGCAAACCCATCAGGTTTTTTCCAACATTCAAGCGGTACTGGCAGAAGCCGGTGGCAACCTGACGAATGTAGTGAAAGCGACTGTATTCATCAAGGACATGAATGATTTTGGTCAACTGAACGAAGTGTACGGCCAATATTTTGGCGATCACAAGCCAGCTCGTTCCACTGTAGAAGTGGCACGTCTGCCGCGTGATGTAAAAGTCGAAATCGAAATCGTAGCATATATCGAATAG
- the spoVG gene encoding septation regulator SpoVG — protein MEVTDVRLRRVNTDGRMKAIASITIDHEFVVHDIRVIDGNNGMFVAMPSKRTPDGEFRDIAHPISSTTREKIQAAVLTEYDRVGQEEESTIEAGA, from the coding sequence ATGGAAGTAACAGACGTAAGACTTCGTCGAGTGAATACGGATGGTAGGATGAAAGCGATTGCATCCATTACAATTGACCATGAATTTGTGGTTCATGATATCCGTGTCATTGACGGAAACAATGGTATGTTTGTAGCTATGCCGAGCAAGCGTACACCAGATGGAGAATTCCGTGATATTGCACATCCGATTTCTTCGACTACCCGTGAAAAGATTCAGGCAGCAGTTCTCACAGAATACGACCGCGTAGGTCAAGAGGAAGAAAGCACTATCGAAGCTGGTGCTTAA
- a CDS encoding GTP-binding protein has translation MSAEVYLLTGYLGSGKTTLLQKWLTHLRITDQKVVVLMNEMGEEDIDGEQLQGFGFPVKKMLDGCICCSIKGELTEGLKDIMNTIAPDRILIETTGVADPLDVIDTITHPELYDRLELKGTISVVDASRFLDLNSRFSSTATLVKTIRNQVRYADLLLLNKTDLTSPDVIERVRQKLSEINPTAPIHATVQAEIEVSRLLSVKRTAHERPLDNETNRPIAVQKSIGRMSTMDRLKQSLGLKTSQPSLYNSIETFSYVFTGPVDAKKFEDFLYDLPKNVYRAKGYVQFHGKPELISFQHTDNQVLLFPFENFGPKMVAVFIGEGMDREIILNDLKKCYG, from the coding sequence ATGAGCGCAGAGGTATACTTGCTGACTGGGTATTTAGGAAGCGGAAAAACCACCCTTTTGCAAAAATGGCTGACTCATTTGCGCATCACAGACCAGAAAGTAGTCGTCTTGATGAATGAAATGGGGGAGGAAGATATTGACGGGGAACAATTGCAAGGCTTCGGCTTTCCTGTCAAAAAAATGCTCGATGGTTGCATATGCTGCTCGATCAAGGGCGAGCTGACGGAGGGCTTGAAAGATATTATGAACACCATTGCGCCAGACCGAATCCTCATCGAGACTACTGGCGTAGCCGATCCACTTGATGTCATCGATACGATTACCCATCCAGAGCTGTATGATCGACTGGAATTAAAAGGGACCATTAGTGTTGTCGACGCCTCTCGCTTTCTCGACCTCAACTCTCGATTCTCCTCGACTGCCACTCTGGTCAAAACGATTCGAAACCAAGTGCGTTACGCAGACCTGCTTCTTTTGAACAAAACCGATTTGACCAGCCCTGATGTCATAGAGCGGGTCCGTCAAAAGCTCAGTGAAATCAATCCGACTGCACCCATACACGCTACTGTTCAGGCAGAAATAGAAGTCTCCCGGCTTTTGTCTGTCAAACGCACCGCTCATGAGCGGCCGCTCGACAACGAGACAAACCGCCCCATTGCCGTACAGAAAAGCATCGGCCGAATGTCCACGATGGACAGGCTCAAGCAATCCCTTGGTCTAAAAACAAGCCAACCCTCTCTCTACAATAGTATCGAAACGTTTTCCTATGTATTCACCGGACCCGTAGACGCGAAAAAATTCGAGGACTTTCTATACGATCTCCCCAAAAACGTCTATCGGGCAAAAGGCTACGTCCAGTTCCACGGAAAGCCCGAGCTGATCTCGTTTCAACATACTGATAATCAGGTGCTCCTGTTCCCTTTTGAAAATTTCGGACCGAAAATGGTAGCTGTCTTCATCGGGGAAGGAATGGACCGAGAAATTATTTTGAACGATCTAAAAAAGTGTTATGGTTAA
- the glmU gene encoding bifunctional UDP-N-acetylglucosamine diphosphorylase/glucosamine-1-phosphate N-acetyltransferase GlmU, with the protein MSKIHAVVLAAGQGTRMKSKLYKVLHPVCGKPMVQHVVDTMASMQVQDIVVVVGHGADAVRAKLGDDITYALQEEQLGTAHAVSQAAPFLQDKEGTTFLLYGDVPLLSATTLSALLTYHEEQQAAATVLTAVLPDATGYGRIVRNEAGEVLRIVEHKDATEAERAISEINTGIYCYDNRKLWKALAEVKNDNAQGEYYVTDVVGILRDAGEKVVGYEAIDPEETMGVNDRVQLSEAEAYMKKRIMTGHMRNGVTIIDPASTYIETDVKIEADTVIHPGSFLRGQTTVGADCVIGPQADLTNVEVASGVNISYSVMVDSSVESDSSVGPFAYVRPGSQIGSNAKIGDFVELKNAKIGDGTKVPHLSYVGDAEIGDRVNIGCGTITVNYDGAVKHKTTVKDGAFIGCNSNLVAPVTVGQNAYVAAGSTINEDVPDNALAIARERQVNKIDYANKMPRKGKKQS; encoded by the coding sequence ATGTCTAAGATCCATGCCGTGGTTCTGGCTGCTGGTCAGGGTACACGGATGAAATCGAAGCTGTACAAAGTCCTGCACCCTGTGTGCGGAAAGCCTATGGTTCAGCATGTAGTCGATACGATGGCGTCCATGCAGGTTCAGGATATCGTTGTCGTCGTAGGTCATGGTGCTGACGCTGTCCGCGCCAAACTAGGCGATGACATCACTTATGCACTGCAAGAAGAACAGTTGGGAACGGCACATGCCGTTTCGCAGGCAGCACCGTTTTTACAGGATAAAGAAGGAACTACGTTTCTTTTATATGGAGACGTTCCCCTCTTGTCAGCGACTACGTTGTCGGCCTTGCTGACCTATCACGAGGAGCAGCAAGCGGCTGCAACTGTACTAACCGCCGTATTACCTGATGCAACAGGTTATGGGCGTATCGTACGCAATGAGGCGGGCGAAGTATTGCGAATCGTGGAACATAAGGACGCTACTGAAGCGGAACGGGCGATCAGTGAAATTAATACGGGCATATACTGCTATGACAACCGAAAATTATGGAAAGCCTTGGCGGAAGTGAAAAATGACAACGCACAAGGCGAATACTATGTAACAGACGTTGTCGGTATTTTGCGTGATGCAGGTGAAAAGGTAGTTGGATACGAAGCGATTGACCCAGAGGAAACAATGGGTGTTAACGATCGTGTACAGCTATCGGAAGCAGAAGCCTACATGAAAAAACGTATTATGACTGGTCACATGCGAAATGGTGTGACAATCATTGATCCAGCGTCTACGTACATCGAAACTGATGTGAAGATTGAGGCAGATACCGTGATCCACCCAGGTTCTTTCCTGCGTGGACAAACAACCGTTGGAGCTGATTGTGTAATCGGACCCCAAGCGGATCTGACGAATGTGGAAGTAGCGAGTGGCGTGAACATTTCTTACTCGGTGATGGTTGATTCGAGTGTGGAAAGCGACTCATCTGTAGGGCCATTTGCTTATGTTCGACCAGGATCACAGATTGGAAGCAATGCCAAAATCGGTGATTTCGTGGAATTGAAAAATGCGAAAATTGGTGACGGTACGAAGGTTCCTCATCTCAGCTATGTAGGAGATGCGGAGATCGGAGACCGAGTCAATATTGGCTGTGGAACGATTACCGTCAACTATGATGGGGCAGTGAAGCATAAAACAACAGTAAAAGATGGAGCATTCATCGGATGCAACAGCAATCTGGTTGCGCCCGTTACAGTTGGACAAAATGCTTATGTAGCTGCAGGATCGACCATTAATGAAGATGTGCCAGATAATGCGCTTGCGATCGCACGTGAGCGTCAAGTAAATAAAATCGATTACGCGAACAAAATGCCTCGCAAGGGCAAAAAGCAATCATAA
- a CDS encoding ribose-phosphate diphosphokinase has protein sequence MANYRDPKLKVFTCNANPELAKEIAEHIGVPLGNAQVVRFSDGECQLKLNESVRGCDVFVIQPTSAPVNEHLMELLVMVDALKRASAKSINVVIPYYGYARQDRKARARDPITAKLVANLIETAGAQRVITMDLHATQIQGFFDIPVDHLLGVPILGKHFSEKGLKDIVVVSPDHGGVTRARKLAERLEAPIAIIDKRRPEPNVAEVMNIVGNIEGKTAIIIDDIIDTAGTITLAASALVEAGAREVYACCTHPVLSGPAIERIANSKIKELIVTNSIPLTEEQIIDKITVLSVAPIIGEAIIRVHEELSVSKLFD, from the coding sequence ATGGCTAACTACCGCGACCCAAAACTGAAGGTATTTACGTGCAACGCAAACCCGGAACTGGCAAAAGAAATCGCCGAACACATCGGTGTACCACTCGGAAACGCACAAGTAGTGCGCTTTAGTGATGGCGAATGCCAACTCAAACTCAATGAAAGCGTTCGCGGTTGTGACGTATTTGTCATTCAGCCAACATCTGCTCCCGTTAATGAGCATCTGATGGAGCTGTTGGTCATGGTCGATGCATTGAAGCGCGCTTCGGCTAAGAGTATTAACGTGGTAATTCCTTACTACGGTTATGCTCGTCAAGATCGTAAAGCACGTGCACGCGATCCAATCACGGCCAAGCTGGTTGCGAACCTGATCGAGACAGCAGGTGCACAACGTGTGATTACGATGGATCTGCACGCAACACAAATCCAAGGCTTCTTCGATATTCCAGTTGATCATCTGCTGGGTGTGCCTATCTTGGGTAAACACTTCTCTGAAAAAGGTTTGAAAGATATCGTTGTCGTATCTCCAGACCACGGTGGAGTGACCCGTGCTCGTAAATTGGCAGAACGTCTGGAAGCGCCTATTGCCATTATTGACAAACGTCGCCCAGAACCAAACGTAGCCGAAGTAATGAACATCGTAGGTAACATCGAAGGCAAAACAGCGATCATCATCGACGATATTATCGATACCGCTGGAACGATCACATTGGCTGCTAGTGCACTTGTAGAAGCAGGCGCACGTGAAGTATATGCATGCTGCACGCACCCAGTTCTGTCTGGTCCTGCTATCGAGCGTATTGCAAACTCGAAGATCAAGGAACTGATTGTAACCAACTCGATCCCGCTGACAGAAGAACAAATTATCGATAAGATTACCGTTCTTTCCGTAGCGCCAATCATTGGTGAAGCAATCATTCGTGTTCACGAAGAGCTTTCCGTAAGTAAATTGTTCGATTAA
- a CDS encoding 50S ribosomal protein L25 → MEQLQAQSREKKTGNAVKVLRKEGWIPGIMYGSEVGNKPIQLKGRELDAALRHQATNKPFRLSVDGDTHDVMVYELQRHPLQGNILHADFKKINMNEKIHTSVPVLMTGDPELGVATLVRHSVEVTCLPGNIPESFLVDVDGFNIGDVVLVADLTVPPGVELGLDSTEVLISVLPVKVKSEESIDAEQEAEAVAEKAGTANE, encoded by the coding sequence GTGGAACAATTACAGGCACAGTCTCGCGAAAAAAAGACAGGCAATGCTGTAAAGGTACTGCGCAAGGAAGGTTGGATTCCTGGTATTATGTACGGCAGCGAAGTGGGCAATAAGCCGATTCAGCTCAAAGGAAGAGAGCTGGATGCTGCCCTGCGTCACCAGGCGACGAACAAGCCATTCCGGTTGAGTGTAGACGGGGACACGCACGATGTCATGGTTTATGAGCTGCAACGGCATCCTTTGCAGGGGAACATTTTGCATGCAGATTTTAAGAAGATCAATATGAATGAAAAAATACACACGTCCGTTCCTGTCCTCATGACGGGAGATCCGGAGTTGGGTGTGGCTACCCTTGTCCGCCACAGTGTGGAAGTGACTTGCTTGCCAGGTAATATACCAGAATCGTTCCTGGTCGATGTCGACGGGTTCAATATCGGGGATGTCGTTTTGGTAGCGGATCTGACTGTCCCACCAGGAGTGGAGCTAGGGCTTGATTCCACGGAAGTGCTGATCAGTGTCCTGCCAGTTAAGGTTAAGTCCGAAGAATCGATTGATGCAGAGCAAGAAGCAGAAGCAGTGGCCGAAAAAGCAGGAACCGCTAACGAATAA
- the pth gene encoding aminoacyl-tRNA hydrolase, with protein MKVIIGLGNPGKKYEDTRHNAGFMAIDKISDKWGIPVTQNKFRALVGEGRIEGDKVLLVKPQTYMNLSGESVAEVLKFYKLIPDDLVVIYDDLDLPTGHLRLREKGSAGGHNGIKSMIQHLGTQEFKRIKVGISRPEPGRSVSDYVLNTFPVAERADIQEAVSLAADACAMWTRESFLKVMNHYNSLKK; from the coding sequence GTGAAAGTCATAATTGGATTGGGCAATCCCGGCAAAAAATATGAAGACACCAGACATAATGCTGGCTTTATGGCCATAGATAAGATTAGCGACAAATGGGGAATTCCTGTTACGCAAAACAAGTTTCGTGCCCTCGTGGGCGAAGGCCGAATCGAAGGCGACAAGGTGCTGCTGGTGAAGCCACAGACATACATGAATCTCTCCGGTGAGTCGGTAGCGGAAGTCCTCAAGTTTTACAAGCTGATTCCGGACGATCTCGTTGTCATCTACGACGATCTTGATTTGCCGACTGGACATCTTCGTCTGCGAGAAAAAGGCAGCGCTGGTGGGCACAACGGCATCAAGTCGATGATTCAGCATTTGGGCACACAGGAGTTTAAACGAATCAAGGTCGGAATCAGTCGTCCTGAACCAGGGCGGAGCGTCAGCGACTATGTTTTGAATACGTTTCCAGTGGCGGAAAGAGCCGACATTCAAGAAGCGGTGAGCTTGGCTGCTGATGCATGCGCCATGTGGACAAGAGAGTCGTTTTTAAAGGTCATGAACCATTACAACAGCTTGAAGAAGTAG
- a CDS encoding anti-sigma-F factor Fin: protein MSIRYTCRCCGMKIAEFDESQVTEAQLGFDSLTPEERALIISREQSGDTVVSITCDYCREALIQHPELSLVGNPLQ from the coding sequence ATGAGCATACGCTATACATGTCGTTGCTGCGGCATGAAGATTGCAGAATTTGACGAATCGCAAGTAACAGAAGCGCAGCTCGGGTTTGATTCCTTGACCCCGGAGGAACGTGCTCTTATAATATCGAGAGAACAAAGTGGAGATACGGTCGTCAGCATCACGTGCGACTATTGCCGTGAAGCGCTGATTCAGCATCCAGAGCTTTCGCTAGTCGGAAACCCACTTCAATAA